The following proteins come from a genomic window of Montipora capricornis isolate CH-2021 chromosome 9, ASM3666992v2, whole genome shotgun sequence:
- the LOC138017024 gene encoding HIRA-interacting protein 3-like isoform X2: MKTAEEAVDASTIKKFVHRVFRKTDDIGTLSVKSIREEFLKHRRIESLEAEEKELFKKVVHDVYTLYVNKHKEPNGNQESEDEESQTSESDDKTESFSSSSPTKKKRKIESDSESDNETTGNDSYRDCRGNNNNYLDSSKQQKNKNDSLKPEQAKIEPGNCSYDEQESKKATKTKRTSQDVKNYAITNEKQQEKKKSGMDKTKEEIGSKQNSHGNSSDDERQQTDGNIPAIRAEDKSGDSSSSEVLNEDEMDEQVITKQKKMKSKTIANTNTGKKKSSLPSEDSAKLRNLKRYARSCGMHFKYVDIFADCKSMAHKERILDKLIRDRTGFEGRITLKMCQKYKKKKEEADEVAELDCRNIITADRGGGRTTRSTTQPAPPSVVSKVEGANVFGRLRGIVDSNDSDESGDEKMTGKQALNSPVDKGDYQENRKKRPRLDSSSDGDSDD, from the exons GACTCTTTCTGTAAAATCAATTCGAGAAGAATTCCTTAAGCATAGGAGAATAGAGAGCCTGGAGGCAGAGGAAAAGGAGCTGTTTAAAAAGGTTGTGCATGATGTTTATACTCTTTATGTCAACAAACACAAAGAGCCAAATGGCAATCAAG AATCAGAAGATGAAGAATCTCAGACATCTGAAAGTGATGATAAAACAGAATCTTTTTCATCTTCAAGTccaacaaaaaagaaaagaaagattgaAAGTGACAGTGAGTCTGACAATGAAACAACTGGCAATGATTCATACCGAGATTGTAGGGGtaacaacaacaattatttaGACTCCAGTAAACAgcagaaaaataagaatgaTTCATTGAAGCCAGAGCAAGCCAAGATTGAGCCTGGTAACTGTTCTTATGATGAACAGGAAAGCAAGAAAGCAACAAAGACCAAACGTACGTCACAAGACGTCAAGAATTATGCTATCACTAATGAGAAGCagcaggagaaaaaaaaatcaggtatGGACAAAACCAAAGAGGAGATAGGATCAAAACAAAACTCTCATGGGAACAGCAGTGATGACGAGAGACAACAAACCGATGGCAATATACCAGCAATAAGAGCAGAGGACAAATCTGGTGACTCTAGCAGCAGTGAAGTATTAAATGAAGATGAGATGGATGAGCAGGTTATcacaaagcaaaagaaaatgaagtCAAAG ACCATTGCAAATACAAATACAGGAAAGAAAAAGTCATCGCTACCTTCAGAAGACAGTGCAAAGCTACGGAACTTGAAGCGATATGCAAGAAGCTGTGGAATGCATTTCAAATATGTTGATATTTTTGCTGACTGTAAATCAATGGCCCACAAGGAGAGAATTTTGGACAAACTTATAAGAGACAGAACTGGCTTTGAAG GAAGGATAACTCTTAAAATGTGCCAGAAatacaagaagaaaaaagaagaggCTGATGAAGTGGCAGAACTGGACTGCAGAAACATAATTACAGCAG ATCGTGGTGGTGGCCGAACCACAAGAAGTACAACCCAGCCTGCTCCACCTTCAGTTGTGTCAAAAGTGGAAGGTGCCAATGTGTTTGGTCGGCTTAGAGGAATAGTGGACAGTAATGATAGTGATGAATCAGGAGATGAAAAAATGACAGGAAAACAAGCGCTGAACTCCCCTGTGGACAAAGGGGATTATCAGGAAAATAGAAAAAAGAGACCAAGGCTGGACAGTAGCTCAGATGGTGATAGTGATGATTAG
- the LOC138017024 gene encoding HIRA-interacting protein 3-like isoform X1 — protein sequence MKTAEEAVDASTIKKFVHRVFRKTDDIGTLSVKSIREEFLKHRRIESLEAEEKELFKKVVHDVYTLYVNKHKEPNGNQESEDEESQTSESDDKTESFSSSSPTKKKRKIESDSESDNETTGNDSYRDCRGNNNNYLDSSKQQKNKNDSLKPEQAKIEPGNCSYDEQESKKATKTKRTSQDVKNYAITNEKQQEKKKSGMDKTKEEIGSKQNSHGNSSDDERQQTDGNIPAIRAEDKSGDSSSSEVLNEDEMDEQVITKQKKMKSKQTIANTNTGKKKSSLPSEDSAKLRNLKRYARSCGMHFKYVDIFADCKSMAHKERILDKLIRDRTGFEGRITLKMCQKYKKKKEEADEVAELDCRNIITADRGGGRTTRSTTQPAPPSVVSKVEGANVFGRLRGIVDSNDSDESGDEKMTGKQALNSPVDKGDYQENRKKRPRLDSSSDGDSDD from the exons GACTCTTTCTGTAAAATCAATTCGAGAAGAATTCCTTAAGCATAGGAGAATAGAGAGCCTGGAGGCAGAGGAAAAGGAGCTGTTTAAAAAGGTTGTGCATGATGTTTATACTCTTTATGTCAACAAACACAAAGAGCCAAATGGCAATCAAG AATCAGAAGATGAAGAATCTCAGACATCTGAAAGTGATGATAAAACAGAATCTTTTTCATCTTCAAGTccaacaaaaaagaaaagaaagattgaAAGTGACAGTGAGTCTGACAATGAAACAACTGGCAATGATTCATACCGAGATTGTAGGGGtaacaacaacaattatttaGACTCCAGTAAACAgcagaaaaataagaatgaTTCATTGAAGCCAGAGCAAGCCAAGATTGAGCCTGGTAACTGTTCTTATGATGAACAGGAAAGCAAGAAAGCAACAAAGACCAAACGTACGTCACAAGACGTCAAGAATTATGCTATCACTAATGAGAAGCagcaggagaaaaaaaaatcaggtatGGACAAAACCAAAGAGGAGATAGGATCAAAACAAAACTCTCATGGGAACAGCAGTGATGACGAGAGACAACAAACCGATGGCAATATACCAGCAATAAGAGCAGAGGACAAATCTGGTGACTCTAGCAGCAGTGAAGTATTAAATGAAGATGAGATGGATGAGCAGGTTATcacaaagcaaaagaaaatgaagtCAAAG CAGACCATTGCAAATACAAATACAGGAAAGAAAAAGTCATCGCTACCTTCAGAAGACAGTGCAAAGCTACGGAACTTGAAGCGATATGCAAGAAGCTGTGGAATGCATTTCAAATATGTTGATATTTTTGCTGACTGTAAATCAATGGCCCACAAGGAGAGAATTTTGGACAAACTTATAAGAGACAGAACTGGCTTTGAAG GAAGGATAACTCTTAAAATGTGCCAGAAatacaagaagaaaaaagaagaggCTGATGAAGTGGCAGAACTGGACTGCAGAAACATAATTACAGCAG ATCGTGGTGGTGGCCGAACCACAAGAAGTACAACCCAGCCTGCTCCACCTTCAGTTGTGTCAAAAGTGGAAGGTGCCAATGTGTTTGGTCGGCTTAGAGGAATAGTGGACAGTAATGATAGTGATGAATCAGGAGATGAAAAAATGACAGGAAAACAAGCGCTGAACTCCCCTGTGGACAAAGGGGATTATCAGGAAAATAGAAAAAAGAGACCAAGGCTGGACAGTAGCTCAGATGGTGATAGTGATGATTAG